One part of the Syngnathus acus chromosome 17, fSynAcu1.2, whole genome shotgun sequence genome encodes these proteins:
- the czib gene encoding CXXC motif containing zinc binding protein has translation MVKFGLQFKATLENVTNVRPEGEDFRWFLKLKCGNCGEIPDKWQYINLAESVPLKGGRGSASMVQKCKLCSRENSIDILGDTITPYNVEDSEKFKTMVQFECRGLEPVDFQPQAGFAAQGAESGTSFPEVNLLEKDWTDYDEKVKESVGIYEVTHKFIKC, from the exons ATGGTG AAATTCGGGCTCCAGTTCAAAGCAACTCTTGAGAATGTCACCAACGTGAGACCAGAGGGCGAAGACTTTCGCTGGTTTCTGAAG CTCAAATGTGGAAACTGTGGAGAGATTCCAGACAAATGGCAGTATATAAACCTGGCG GAGAGTGTACCGTTAAAAGGAGGAAGGGGAAGCGCCAGCATGGTGCAGAAGTGTAAGCTTTGTTCCAGGGAAAATTCAATCG ATATCCTCGGCGACACCATTACACCGTATAAC GTTGAGGATAGCGAAAAGTTCAAGACGATGGTGCAGTTTGAATGTCGAGGTTTGGAGCCCGTTGACTTCCAGCCGCAG GCTGGCTTTGCTGCACAGGGAGCAGAATCTGGAACATCATTTCCTGAAGTAAACCTACTAGAAAAA GATTGGACAGACTACGATGAGAAAGTCAAAGAATCAGTGGGAATATATGAGGTCACGCACAAGTTCATCAAATGCTGA